From Phocoena phocoena chromosome 16, mPhoPho1.1, whole genome shotgun sequence, a single genomic window includes:
- the ADGRA1 gene encoding adhesion G protein-coupled receptor A1, which translates to MDLRTVLSLPQSPGEFLHPVVYACTAVMLLCLLASAITYIVHQSAIRISRKGRHMLLNFCFHAALTFSVFAGGISRTKYPTLCQTVGIVLHYSTLSTMLWIGVAARNIYKQVTKKAPLCPGADQPPHPKQPLLRFYLISGGAPFVICGITAATNIRNYGMEDEDAAYCWMAWEPSLGAFYGPATFIALVTCVYFLGTYVQLRRHPERRYELRERAEEWQRLAGSEAGQSPGAPRAPPPARAARLTSLLQNEHSFRAQLRAAAFTLLLFVATWTFGALAVSQGHFLHTIFSCLYGAFCVTLGLFVLIHHCAKREDVWHCWWSCCPSRGDPHATKLGARPTLDANGDVLSHAACLQDSPRPSKTLGFGHPPAGHCKVTDLQATQSHVSCLSPATPCCAKMQCEQLMEDAAHVHVHEEDAFGHDPHRHRCIQGRTKPHYFSRHRAAAAEREYAYHIPSSLDGSPHSSRTDSPASSLEGPVGPHSLACCAQGDPFPLVSQPEGGDASPVLYGCPPRPGGEAAHGSAHLEMLRRTQSLPFGGPSQNGLVKGDARDAAPFGSDSTGNIRTGPWRNETTV; encoded by the exons ATG GATTTGAGGACTGTCCTATCCCTGCCCCAGTCCCCAGGGGAGTTCCTGCACCCTGTCGTGTACGCCTGCACTGCTGTCATGCTGCTGTGTCTGCTGGCCTCCGCCATCACCTACATCGTGCACCAGAG CGCCATCCGGATCAGCCGGAAAGGCCGGCACATGCTCCTGAACTTCTGCTTCCACGCGGCCCTGACCTTCTCCGTGTTTGCTGGCGGCATCAGCCGCACCAAGTACCCTACCCTGTGCCAGACG GTGGGCATCGTGCTGCATTACTCCACACTCTCCACCATGCTGTGGATCGGAGTGGCCGCCAGGAACATCTACAAGCAGGTGACCAAGAAGGCCCCGCTGTGCCCAGGGGCAGACCAGCCACCGCACCCCAAGCAGCCCCTGCTCAG GTTCTACCTCATCAGCGGAGGGGCCCCTTTCGTCATCTGCGGCATCACGGCCGCCACGAACATCAGGAACTACGGGATGGAGGACGAGGACGCCGCGTA CTGCTGGAtggcctgggagcccagcctgGGCGCCTTCTACGGGCCCGCGACCTTCATTGCCCTGGTCACCTGCGTGTACTTCCTCGGCACCTACGTCCAGCTGCGGCGCCACCCAGAGCGCAGGTACGAGCTCAGGGAGCGCGCAGAGGAGTGGCAGCGGCTGGCAGGGTCAGAGGCTGGCCAGAGCCCCGGGGCCCCGCgggccccgccgcccgcccgcgcTGCCCGGCTCACCTCGCTGCTGCAGAACGAGCACTCGTTCAGGGCCCAGCTGCGGGCCGCCGCCTTCACGCTGCTCCTGTTCGTGGCCACGTGGACCTTCGGGGCGCTGGCCGTGTCCCAGGGCCACTTTCTGCACACGATCTTCAGCTGCCTGTACGGCGCCTTCTGCGTGACCCTGGGGCTCTTCGTGCTCATCCACCACTGCGCCAAGCGGGAAGATGTGTGGCACTGCTGGTGGTCCTGCTGCCCCTCCCGTGGGGACCCCCACGCCACGAAGCTCGGCGCCCGCCCCACGCTCGACGCCAACGGGGATGTGCTGAGCCACGCAGCCTGCCTGCAGGACTCACCGCGTCCCAGCAAGACGCTGGGCTTCGGCCACCCGCCAGCCGGCCACTGCAAGGTGACCGACCTGCAGGCCACCCAGAGCCACGTCAGCTGCCTGTCACCAGCCACGCCCTGCTGTGCCAAGATGCAGTGCGAGCAGTTGATGGAGGACGCAGCCCACGTCCACGTGCACGAGGAGGACGCCTTCGGGCATGACCCGCACCGGCACAGGTGCATCCAGGGCAGAACTAAGCCTCACTACTTCAGCCGGCACCGGGCAGCCGCGGCCGAGCGGGAGTACGCCTACCACATCCCGTCCAGCCTGGACGGCAGCCCCCATAGCTCGCGCACGGACAGCCCCGCCAGCTCGCTCGAGGGCCCAGTGGGGCCACACTCGCTGGCCTGCTGTGCCCAGGGTGACCCCTTCCCCTTGGTCAGCCAGCCCGAGGGCGGCGACGCCAGCCCCGTGCTCTATGGCTGTCCCCCACGGCCCGGCGGGGAGGCAGCCCACGGCTCGGCCCACTTGGAGATGCTCCGgaggacacagtccctgccctttgGCGGCCCCAGCCAGAACGGGCTGGTTAAGGGTGATGCACGGGACGCTGCGCCCTTTGGCTCTGACAGCACGGGTAACATCCGCACGGGGCCCTGGAGGAACGAGACGACCGTGTAG